The Niallia alba genome includes a window with the following:
- a CDS encoding carbonic anhydrase gives MILDKTKKVLFLMDVRDGLESIIKEETNIQPENMLTIKCFGPVISNPFGDIMRSIIIAVFQEKVEEIFVVGTSSEADRFISIDGQFKSRIQTLDYLFQNSMPEFTGETINEWLNGKRMSKMFVGE, from the coding sequence ATGATTTTAGATAAGACAAAAAAAGTATTATTTTTGATGGATGTTAGAGATGGATTGGAATCAATTATAAAAGAGGAAACCAATATACAGCCTGAAAACATGCTAACTATAAAATGCTTTGGTCCTGTTATCTCCAATCCTTTTGGAGATATAATGAGGTCAATTATTATTGCTGTCTTTCAGGAAAAAGTAGAAGAAATTTTTGTTGTCGGAACAAGCAGTGAGGCCGATCGTTTTATTTCGATAGATGGACAATTTAAGTCAAGAATACAGACATTGGATTATCTGTTTCAAAATAGCATGCCTGAATTTACTGGTGAAACGATTAATGAATGGCTAAATGGAAAACGTATGAGTAAAATGTTTGTGGGAGAATAA
- a CDS encoding DUF2309 domain-containing protein, producing MSITSVLTKASSNKKNIPDNFVESDISSYIEAASKVIAPLWPISMFAARHPWMGLEKQTFDQVADWLKQTRDVDIYPSASMILSAKKKGEIKEVFVKQGLKQWLASNPFNIPQDVAERFCHAALNLEPIPSSLLTSHELKKKAEEYRKHHTDFAHYSSVQPISSHLQSKDKERLINILDYHVIKWCKLYLDESQAAWTMPHREEGFYRSWRRLICYDPALTKKQRESLKKWPEEAEIALNKGLNALSIPEPEKQKYLEAHLLSLPGWAGMMLWRSKQSSEENNLLTEYLAVRISLEWVLINPQLPFIPKSYENNQSIDGLLAALIHWGSLSLEEWSQLSSAQQQEYLLFAAKFDEKLCRKLWLEAWEQTHAEQLSQKIRAKQFSTNDKATTLAQFVFCIDVRSEPFRRQLEKEGPFETIGMAGFFGVPIATNKLGSEHSHPSLPIMQKPLHKIMESTDENELKAFQQRQQTVHSFSDTFKSMKQNLLANLLLPELSGPWLSLQMAARSFVPKSVDRFIHNLRKNWVRKPNTKLVLNHVHQTENGIPIGFTEEEKVNYARQALKMMGITENFSPLVVICGHGSHSTNNPYASSLDCGACGGASGGFNARVLATLCNLPEVRRALSLEGIDIPKETVFAAAEHNTTVDELDWIYVPELSKSAQEAFRRIKAILPKVSKQANTERLAKIPHFPSQRKNSQSEAYCLAEDWSVIRPEWGLAGNAAFIIGQRDLTNGCDLEGRVFLHNYNWQKDESGEILDNIISGPGTVTQWINLEYYASTVAPHYYGSGNKATQTVTAGLGVMQGNASDLLTGLPWQSVMQSDEAAFHSPLRLLIIIQAPKNYVERLLQTNAAFQEKVQNGWVRLASVSPEGDWENW from the coding sequence ATGAGTATTACATCTGTATTAACAAAAGCTAGTTCAAATAAAAAAAATATACCAGATAATTTTGTAGAAAGCGATATTAGTAGTTACATTGAAGCTGCCAGCAAAGTAATTGCGCCGCTTTGGCCAATTTCTATGTTCGCAGCCCGTCATCCGTGGATGGGACTTGAAAAACAAACCTTTGATCAAGTGGCAGATTGGTTAAAACAGACTCGTGATGTTGATATTTATCCTAGTGCCTCTATGATCCTTTCAGCGAAAAAAAAGGGAGAGATTAAAGAGGTATTTGTTAAACAAGGTCTTAAACAATGGCTTGCATCAAATCCCTTTAATATCCCACAAGATGTGGCAGAGCGTTTTTGCCATGCGGCATTAAATTTGGAACCCATTCCATCCAGCTTGCTCACATCTCATGAATTAAAGAAAAAAGCAGAAGAATATAGGAAGCATCATACAGATTTTGCCCATTATTCGTCTGTGCAGCCAATCAGTTCACATCTACAAAGTAAAGATAAGGAAAGATTAATCAATATACTCGATTACCATGTTATTAAGTGGTGTAAATTATATCTTGATGAGTCGCAGGCTGCCTGGACAATGCCACATCGAGAGGAAGGTTTTTATCGTTCTTGGCGCCGGCTGATTTGTTATGATCCTGCCCTTACAAAAAAACAACGTGAAAGTTTAAAAAAGTGGCCAGAAGAGGCAGAAATAGCCTTGAATAAAGGATTAAATGCTCTTTCTATTCCTGAACCAGAAAAACAGAAATATCTTGAAGCACATTTACTATCTTTGCCTGGATGGGCAGGAATGATGCTCTGGCGTTCTAAACAATCGAGTGAGGAAAATAACCTGCTAACCGAATATTTAGCAGTAAGAATTTCCTTAGAATGGGTGCTTATCAATCCGCAGCTTCCTTTTATTCCGAAAAGCTACGAAAATAATCAGTCCATAGATGGTCTTTTAGCAGCTTTGATTCATTGGGGGAGTCTGTCATTAGAGGAATGGTCTCAGTTGTCTAGTGCACAACAACAAGAATACTTGTTATTCGCAGCAAAATTTGATGAGAAGCTTTGCAGAAAACTCTGGCTGGAAGCTTGGGAGCAAACACATGCTGAACAATTAAGTCAAAAAATTAGGGCGAAACAATTCAGTACAAACGATAAGGCAACAACATTAGCACAATTTGTATTCTGTATAGATGTTCGCTCCGAGCCATTTCGCCGTCAGCTTGAAAAAGAGGGACCATTTGAAACAATAGGAATGGCTGGTTTCTTTGGAGTACCGATAGCTACGAATAAATTAGGAAGCGAACACAGTCACCCATCCTTGCCAATTATGCAAAAGCCATTGCATAAAATCATGGAGAGTACGGATGAGAATGAACTTAAAGCCTTTCAACAACGTCAGCAGACCGTTCATTCCTTTAGCGATACTTTCAAATCGATGAAACAGAATTTACTTGCAAACTTACTATTACCAGAATTAAGTGGTCCTTGGCTAAGTCTCCAAATGGCAGCACGCAGTTTTGTCCCAAAAAGTGTCGATCGCTTCATTCATAATCTACGCAAAAATTGGGTACGTAAACCAAATACAAAACTGGTTCTTAATCATGTTCATCAAACAGAGAACGGGATACCAATTGGGTTTACCGAGGAAGAGAAAGTTAATTATGCCCGCCAAGCATTAAAAATGATGGGGATAACAGAGAATTTCAGCCCGTTAGTTGTTATATGTGGACATGGAAGCCACAGTACTAATAACCCTTATGCATCTTCTCTTGATTGTGGTGCCTGTGGCGGGGCTTCAGGTGGATTCAACGCGCGAGTCTTAGCAACTTTGTGCAACCTGCCTGAAGTAAGAAGAGCATTGTCTTTAGAAGGAATAGACATTCCTAAGGAAACGGTTTTCGCAGCTGCTGAGCATAATACAACCGTTGATGAATTAGACTGGATTTATGTTCCAGAGCTTTCCAAATCAGCACAAGAGGCTTTTCGTCGGATTAAAGCCATTTTGCCAAAAGTAAGCAAACAGGCAAATACAGAGCGTTTAGCTAAAATACCGCATTTCCCATCCCAACGCAAAAATTCTCAGTCTGAGGCCTATTGCTTGGCAGAGGATTGGAGTGTGATCCGTCCCGAATGGGGCTTAGCTGGGAATGCAGCTTTTATAATTGGTCAACGTGATTTAACAAATGGCTGTGACTTGGAAGGAAGAGTCTTTCTTCATAACTATAATTGGCAGAAGGATGAAAGCGGAGAAATCTTAGATAATATTATTTCAGGTCCAGGAACGGTTACTCAATGGATAAATCTAGAATATTACGCATCAACAGTAGCTCCACATTATTATGGAAGTGGCAATAAGGCAACACAAACCGTAACAGCAGGTCTTGGTGTTATGCAGGGGAATGCGAGTGACTTATTAACGGGCTTACCGTGGCAATCTGTTATGCAATCAGATGAAGCTGCATTTCATTCACCACTTCGCTTACTGATTATAATTCAGGCACCAAAAAATTATGTAGAGCGATTATTGCAAACTAATGCTGCGTTTCAAGAAAAAGTCCAAAATGGCTGGGTTCGCTTAGCAAGTGTTAGCCCAGAAGGCGATTGGGAGAATTGGTAA
- a CDS encoding NADH dehydrogenase subunit 5 encodes MFLLHSMPSLLLVFFMMIIVSMLSGLLFLHQKVPLSYVRIHIWIVSLPPLFALIALANPNGAENAGPFHMDSLAWLMTFFVLVIGLIVQRFSIRYLMGDRFYRKYFTLFTFTTTAASIAWLSGDLRWLVLFWGVTLAGLTLLIRLNNGWKVATEASKLSGYHFLIGWVSLLLAAVWLSHSTDSWQLSTALSIENLAGISAWERTGINLLIVLAVIIPAAQWPFQRWLVDSVVAPTPVSAIMHAGIVNAGGIMLTRFSPLFNGDLASTILLLIFAGISVLVGTGISLVQVDYKRQLVGSTIGQMGFMLIQCALGAYVAAIIHLILHGLFKATLFLQSGSAVRRKEESSYRKTQPAFLWTIAGWILSFAVGLVFWLQAPREGYQIISALILVWSISISWRQLVAFGEGSIGRIAGLIFVGGTAAIYSFIHHFFYDILQTAVFQGSQPPLAVVLIVGCLLLVGTVIGAIAARNRSSIFFTVLYLWLVRLGEAKPKAVESHPSYLKQQLP; translated from the coding sequence ATGTTTCTTTTGCACAGTATGCCATCATTACTGTTAGTGTTTTTTATGATGATTATTGTTTCGATGCTGAGTGGACTATTATTTTTGCATCAAAAAGTGCCATTAAGCTATGTAAGGATTCATATCTGGATTGTGTCTTTACCGCCTTTGTTCGCTTTAATCGCGCTTGCGAATCCGAATGGAGCAGAAAATGCAGGTCCTTTTCATATGGATTCCTTGGCTTGGCTGATGACTTTTTTTGTTCTTGTCATTGGTTTAATTGTTCAACGTTTTTCAATCCGCTATTTAATGGGAGATCGATTTTATCGTAAGTATTTTACCCTTTTCACTTTTACCACAACTGCCGCTTCCATTGCTTGGCTAAGTGGAGATCTGCGATGGTTGGTTCTATTCTGGGGAGTAACGCTAGCAGGATTAACCTTACTTATAAGATTAAATAATGGCTGGAAAGTAGCTACTGAGGCTTCTAAATTATCTGGTTATCATTTTTTAATCGGTTGGGTGTCCTTGTTATTGGCAGCAGTTTGGTTATCTCACAGTACTGATTCTTGGCAATTATCAACCGCACTATCGATTGAAAATCTAGCTGGAATTTCGGCATGGGAAAGAACTGGAATTAATTTATTGATTGTCCTAGCGGTTATCATTCCAGCAGCCCAATGGCCTTTCCAAAGATGGTTAGTAGATTCTGTTGTGGCACCAACACCTGTTTCAGCGATAATGCATGCAGGAATTGTCAATGCAGGTGGAATCATGCTTACTCGTTTTTCTCCACTATTTAATGGCGATTTAGCTTCCACTATTTTATTACTAATATTTGCCGGGATATCTGTCTTGGTTGGTACAGGAATTAGTTTAGTACAAGTTGACTATAAACGTCAGTTAGTTGGCTCGACGATTGGACAAATGGGTTTCATGCTCATTCAGTGTGCCTTAGGTGCCTATGTTGCTGCCATTATCCACCTTATTCTACATGGTTTATTCAAAGCGACGCTATTTTTACAGTCGGGTTCAGCAGTGCGACGAAAGGAAGAGTCTAGTTACAGAAAAACACAGCCCGCTTTTTTATGGACGATAGCAGGGTGGATTTTAAGTTTTGCTGTGGGGCTAGTTTTTTGGCTTCAAGCACCAAGAGAAGGCTATCAAATAATTAGTGCGTTAATTTTAGTTTGGTCTATTTCTATTTCTTGGCGGCAACTTGTTGCTTTTGGAGAAGGGAGCATTGGCCGGATTGCTGGTTTAATTTTTGTAGGAGGAACCGCTGCTATTTATTCTTTTATTCATCATTTTTTCTATGACATATTACAGACTGCTGTTTTCCAAGGTTCGCAGCCGCCATTAGCTGTTGTTCTTATCGTTGGTTGTCTTTTATTAGTTGGCACTGTAATAGGGGCGATCGCTGCTAGAAATCGTTCGTCCATCTTCTTTACTGTCCTATATCTTTGGTTAGTGCGATTAGGAGAAGCAAAGCCAAAAGCAGTAGAAAGTCATCCGAGCTATCTAAAACAACAATTACCATAA
- a CDS encoding class I SAM-dependent DNA methyltransferase, with amino-acid sequence METNVFEQLAKRYDTEDRRELANVIVKEVRRELENSTSLSLMDYGSGTGLVSLELSDLVASILLVDSSEQMLEVAQAKIANRGIMNADILYSDFTQDTPKHKADVILMSLVLLHIPNTKKILQALFQILNQDGKLIIIDFEKNDKINHPKVHNGFTEEELNEILSEVGFRSSKRKTFYQGNRIFMNQDASLFISSSIK; translated from the coding sequence ATGGAAACGAATGTTTTTGAACAGCTGGCCAAAAGATATGATACAGAAGATAGAAGAGAATTAGCTAATGTGATTGTGAAGGAAGTAAGAAGAGAACTTGAAAACAGTACATCTCTATCTTTAATGGACTATGGGAGCGGAACTGGTCTCGTTAGTTTAGAATTATCGGATTTGGTAGCTTCGATTTTGTTAGTAGATTCATCCGAACAGATGCTGGAGGTTGCCCAAGCAAAAATAGCTAATAGAGGAATTATGAATGCAGATATCCTATATTCTGATTTTACGCAAGACACTCCGAAACATAAGGCAGACGTTATTTTAATGTCATTAGTTCTTCTTCATATCCCAAATACTAAGAAGATTTTACAAGCGTTATTCCAAATTTTAAATCAGGATGGCAAATTAATTATCATCGACTTTGAAAAAAATGATAAAATAAACCATCCAAAAGTGCATAACGGTTTTACAGAGGAAGAATTAAATGAAATATTGTCGGAAGTAGGTTTTCGTTCATCAAAAAGGAAAACATTTTATCAAGGTAATCGTATTTTTATGAATCAAGATGCTTCTTTGTTTATTTCCAGCAGTATAAAGTGA
- a CDS encoding isoprenyl transferase, which yields MKLPFFSKKQAAVSDLFLNETIPEHVAIIMDGNGRWAKKRGMPRIAGHKEGISTVVKIVKTAVKWKVKVLTLYTFSTENWKRPKTEVEFILRLPKEFLSIYLPDLIASNVRIELIGDIEKLPAHTREAVEDAIERTRDNDGLLLNFALNYGSRQEILHAMKEIFLDINNDEFSLQELDEQKFSDYLYTAGMKEPDLLIRTGGEKRISNFLLWQLAYTEFWFTDVLWPDFSEKEFLYALEDFCKRKRRYGGL from the coding sequence ATGAAACTACCTTTTTTCAGCAAGAAACAAGCAGCAGTATCCGACCTTTTTCTGAACGAAACGATACCGGAACATGTTGCCATCATTATGGATGGAAACGGACGCTGGGCAAAGAAAAGAGGAATGCCTAGAATTGCTGGTCATAAAGAAGGGATATCAACTGTAGTGAAAATTGTAAAGACCGCCGTTAAATGGAAGGTAAAGGTTCTTACGCTATATACATTTTCTACAGAAAATTGGAAACGACCAAAGACAGAGGTTGAGTTCATATTGAGGCTTCCTAAAGAGTTTCTATCTATATATCTACCAGATCTGATAGCTAGTAATGTTCGCATAGAATTAATAGGAGATATCGAAAAGCTTCCAGCTCATACCCGTGAAGCTGTTGAGGACGCAATCGAACGTACGCGTGATAATGACGGACTTTTGCTGAATTTTGCGCTTAACTATGGAAGCAGACAAGAGATTTTACATGCGATGAAAGAGATATTTTTGGATATTAACAATGATGAATTTTCGCTACAGGAATTGGATGAACAGAAGTTTTCAGACTATCTATATACAGCTGGTATGAAGGAACCAGACCTCCTTATTCGAACAGGTGGAGAAAAGCGAATAAGTAATTTCCTCCTATGGCAGCTGGCGTACACAGAATTTTGGTTTACTGATGTATTATGGCCAGATTTTTCGGAGAAGGAATTTCTATATGCGTTGGAAGATTTCTGTAAACGAAAAAGACGCTATGGTGGATTATAG
- a CDS encoding helix-turn-helix domain-containing protein has translation MAIVINIDVMLAKRKMSVTELSEKVGITMANLSILKNGKAKAIRLSTLEGICKALECQPGDILEYRKSQENE, from the coding sequence ATGGCAATTGTAATTAATATTGATGTGATGTTAGCAAAAAGGAAAATGAGTGTAACTGAACTTTCAGAGAAGGTTGGAATCACAATGGCGAATCTATCTATTTTAAAAAATGGAAAAGCAAAGGCTATTCGACTTTCAACACTAGAGGGGATATGCAAAGCTCTAGAATGTCAACCAGGAGATATTTTAGAATATCGTAAGAGCCAAGAAAATGAATAA
- a CDS encoding DUF2975 domain-containing protein, which yields MKRGTTLFLRVAVVLIGIPVLALGLWGMYGLAKNPVNPDYAHILYPLVLGIYLSAIPFYMALYQAFRLLGNIDRNEAFSEMSVKALSHIKKDAISISILYVLMTPFIFLLAQTDDAPGLILFGMIPIFASIVIAVFAAVLQKLLQQAIDIKSENELTV from the coding sequence ATGAAAAGAGGAACTACCCTTTTTTTAAGGGTTGCTGTTGTTCTTATTGGAATTCCAGTTCTTGCTTTAGGATTATGGGGAATGTATGGCTTGGCTAAAAACCCAGTAAATCCAGATTATGCACATATACTATATCCGCTTGTATTGGGAATCTATCTATCTGCAATCCCATTTTATATGGCACTTTATCAGGCTTTTAGACTTTTGGGGAATATTGATAGGAATGAAGCATTCTCTGAGATGTCTGTTAAGGCATTAAGCCATATAAAGAAAGATGCAATCAGCATTAGTATCTTATACGTTCTAATGACGCCTTTTATTTTTCTCTTAGCTCAGACAGACGATGCTCCAGGTCTTATCCTATTTGGAATGATTCCGATTTTTGCTTCCATTGTAATTGCGGTTTTTGCAGCTGTTCTTCAAAAGCTTTTACAACAAGCGATTGATATAAAATCAGAAAATGAGTTAACAGTCTGA
- a CDS encoding GNAT family N-acetyltransferase: MELVRPSKKYSKQLMEYRSAFLQIEEQPYGGSSLQNYTDFHEWLNKVNSQEKGENLPPNRVPATQFLSIKNGELMGLINIRHRLTPELLMESGHVGYSIHPAKRRKGYATEQLRLSLLEAKKLGLNKVLVTCDKENTASAKTIQKVGGVLENEVISTDGKEIVQRYWIEIR, translated from the coding sequence ATGGAATTAGTAAGACCATCAAAGAAATATAGCAAACAATTAATGGAATATAGATCAGCTTTTTTACAAATAGAAGAACAGCCATATGGTGGAAGCTCTTTGCAAAATTATACAGATTTTCATGAATGGCTTAATAAAGTAAACAGCCAGGAAAAAGGTGAAAACCTCCCACCTAATCGGGTTCCTGCCACTCAATTTTTAAGCATAAAGAATGGGGAATTAATGGGACTTATTAATATCCGCCATCGATTAACACCAGAACTATTGATGGAGAGTGGGCATGTTGGCTATAGTATCCATCCAGCCAAACGAAGGAAAGGGTATGCGACAGAACAACTGCGACTTAGTTTACTAGAAGCAAAAAAGCTTGGTTTAAATAAAGTGCTAGTAACCTGCGATAAAGAAAATACCGCTTCTGCTAAAACGATTCAAAAAGTTGGGGGAGTGTTAGAGAATGAAGTAATTTCCACAGATGGGAAGGAGATTGTTCAGCGGTATTGGATTGAAATTAGGTAA
- a CDS encoding VOC family protein, with protein MIKYESLHHVSLTVTDLKKAKHFYEKILCLKELPRPNFDFPGAWYQIQDQQLHLIVYPNSQTIRKDKSINSREGHFALRVENYYDTRSWLKKHNVEFLEKPYGISGFAQIFCADPDGNLIELNVDQKDL; from the coding sequence TTGATTAAATACGAATCCCTTCATCATGTAAGTCTTACTGTAACCGATTTAAAAAAGGCTAAACACTTTTATGAGAAAATATTATGCCTAAAAGAACTTCCCCGCCCTAATTTTGATTTTCCTGGTGCCTGGTACCAAATACAGGATCAGCAACTTCATTTAATTGTCTATCCAAATTCCCAGACAATTCGCAAAGATAAATCGATAAACAGTCGGGAAGGGCACTTTGCTCTCCGAGTTGAAAATTATTATGATACGCGTAGTTGGTTAAAGAAGCATAACGTGGAATTTTTAGAAAAGCCTTATGGAATAAGCGGATTTGCCCAAATATTCTGTGCAGACCCAGATGGTAATTTGATTGAACTGAATGTGGATCAGAAAGATTTATAA
- a CDS encoding IS4 family transposase encodes MDKITRKTSFGQWFSPINLQLFEENVKTMKLDYYTKKLTTESFLKLLLFAQLQEIESLHALGDCLFDDQLQKGIDLDSISISQLSRRLNGINPDLFQRLFLDLVSQIHAKTHYTKLVMPLKIIDSSTLPLNLTNHKWAKFRKTKAGVKLHLRLVFMEKGISYPEKAVMTTAKEHDRGQLEIMVDDKECMYVFDRGYLDYERFDRMTDDGYFFLSRLRKNAVIRNVYDFKLPKDTAVLSDQMVLIGTTQNRAENYFRLLKVMDSKGNELHLITNRFDLSAEEISEMYKSRWAIELFFKWIKQHLSIKKFYGQSEWAIQNQVFIALIVFCLHVLVQIETRSKRKTLQISRYLRAALWKPANVWLRKIEGKAIP; translated from the coding sequence ATGGACAAGATTACACGAAAAACTTCATTTGGACAATGGTTTTCACCTATAAATCTTCAATTATTTGAAGAAAACGTGAAAACGATGAAATTAGATTACTATACGAAAAAATTAACGACAGAGTCATTTCTAAAATTACTACTTTTTGCGCAGCTACAAGAAATTGAAAGTCTGCATGCGCTGGGTGATTGTCTTTTCGATGACCAGCTTCAAAAAGGGATAGACCTTGATTCTATTAGTATTTCTCAGTTGTCACGGCGGTTAAACGGCATAAACCCTGATCTATTTCAAAGGCTTTTCCTTGATTTAGTGTCACAAATTCATGCCAAAACGCATTACACGAAACTCGTGATGCCGTTAAAAATCATTGATTCAAGCACATTGCCACTTAATTTGACCAATCATAAATGGGCTAAATTCCGCAAAACAAAAGCAGGTGTAAAGTTACATTTGCGCCTTGTGTTTATGGAAAAGGGTATATCCTATCCTGAAAAGGCCGTTATGACAACGGCAAAAGAACATGACCGTGGTCAGCTTGAAATCATGGTGGATGACAAGGAATGCATGTATGTGTTTGACCGTGGTTATCTAGACTACGAGCGCTTTGATCGCATGACTGATGATGGCTACTTCTTTCTTTCACGGCTACGCAAAAATGCAGTCATACGGAACGTTTACGATTTTAAGCTACCCAAGGATACAGCTGTTTTATCAGACCAAATGGTGTTGATAGGTACGACTCAAAACCGTGCTGAAAATTACTTTCGGCTTCTAAAAGTGATGGACTCAAAAGGAAATGAACTTCATTTAATTACAAATCGTTTTGATTTAAGCGCCGAAGAAATTTCAGAAATGTATAAATCACGGTGGGCAATTGAGCTGTTTTTTAAATGGATCAAACAACATCTCAGCATCAAAAAGTTCTACGGTCAAAGCGAATGGGCGATTCAAAATCAAGTATTTATCGCACTAATTGTTTTTTGCCTACATGTTCTCGTGCAAATCGAGACCAGAAGCAAGCGAAAAACCTTACAGATTAGCCGTTATCTAAGGGCTGCATTGTGGAAACCAGCGAATGTTTGGCTTCGAAAGATTGAAGGAAAAGCCATCCCTTAA
- a CDS encoding HesB/IscA family protein, which yields MMKVTITDAAVEKFRSYEVPEGAVYRLSTIFSGGCSYVYNFDLAVDFPQEEDKAFEDNGLTIYLDPLTIKHINEDLKFDYVQGKGFRLIGPSEIYSFHLEVKQKAK from the coding sequence ATGATGAAGGTTACAATCACCGATGCAGCTGTTGAGAAATTCCGTAGCTATGAAGTTCCTGAGGGTGCAGTTTATCGATTAAGTACCATTTTTAGTGGCGGCTGCAGCTATGTTTACAATTTTGATTTAGCGGTTGATTTTCCACAAGAAGAGGATAAGGCATTTGAGGATAATGGTTTAACGATTTATTTAGATCCATTAACGATTAAGCATATTAATGAAGATTTAAAGTTCGACTATGTGCAGGGAAAAGGCTTTCGTTTAATTGGACCAAGTGAAATTTATTCTTTCCATTTGGAAGTAAAGCAAAAAGCGAAATAA
- the lpdA gene encoding dihydrolipoyl dehydrogenase, producing the protein MKKYDVVVLGGGTGGYVAAIRASQKGKTVAVIEKDKLGGTCLHRGCIPSKALLRTAEVFTTFKNAASFGVEVSGNIAVNFPKAQKRKEMIVRQLEAGIKGLMAKGKIDVYEGTGFFHSNSILKITDRAGKETSIEAKNTIIATGSKPRSLPGLTLDEKQVLSSDGALSLKELPKSIIIIGGGVIGMEWASLLNDFGVKVTVLEYSPRIVPTEDEDISQELQKIYTKKKVQIVTNALVDAKSCRLTEKGVQISAEVNGKKDIFSAEKLLVSVGRSPVVEGIGLENTAIKLEKGAIVVDENCRTHDHKIFAIGDCIPTLQLAHVAMHEGILAVDTIVGEETYLIPYEQIPRCIYTAPEIASVGISEATAKERGYEVKVGYFPFQAIGKALVHGEKEGFTKIIADKNTDDILGITIIGPHATDLIGEAALGQMLEATPWEIAHTVHAHPTLSEVLGEAALAVDGLSLHM; encoded by the coding sequence ATGAAAAAATATGATGTCGTAGTCCTAGGTGGAGGTACGGGAGGGTATGTAGCAGCAATACGTGCCTCTCAAAAAGGAAAGACAGTTGCAGTAATAGAAAAGGATAAGCTCGGTGGAACTTGTCTTCACCGTGGCTGTATTCCAAGTAAAGCATTATTGCGTACAGCAGAAGTATTTACTACATTTAAAAATGCTGCAAGCTTTGGGGTAGAAGTAAGTGGAAATATAGCGGTGAATTTTCCAAAAGCACAAAAAAGAAAAGAAATGATTGTGCGCCAATTAGAAGCTGGAATAAAAGGATTGATGGCGAAAGGGAAAATTGATGTCTATGAAGGGACCGGTTTCTTTCACTCTAATTCCATTTTAAAAATCACTGATCGAGCAGGAAAAGAAACAAGTATTGAAGCAAAAAATACAATTATTGCGACAGGTTCCAAACCAAGATCCTTGCCAGGCCTAACATTAGATGAAAAGCAAGTTCTTTCATCAGATGGGGCGCTGTCACTTAAAGAATTACCTAAAAGCATCATCATTATTGGTGGAGGGGTTATTGGCATGGAATGGGCCTCTTTACTTAATGATTTCGGTGTAAAAGTTACAGTTTTAGAATATAGTCCGCGAATTGTCCCGACAGAAGATGAGGACATTTCACAAGAATTACAAAAAATTTATACAAAGAAAAAAGTACAGATTGTAACCAATGCTTTAGTTGATGCAAAGAGTTGTAGATTAACAGAAAAAGGGGTGCAAATTAGCGCCGAAGTAAATGGAAAAAAAGACATCTTTTCCGCAGAAAAACTGCTTGTCTCCGTTGGAAGAAGTCCTGTAGTGGAGGGAATTGGTTTAGAAAATACCGCAATTAAACTGGAAAAAGGCGCAATCGTTGTAGATGAAAATTGTCGTACACATGATCATAAAATATTTGCAATTGGAGATTGTATCCCAACACTTCAATTAGCCCATGTTGCCATGCATGAGGGTATTCTCGCAGTGGATACAATTGTCGGGGAAGAAACATATTTGATTCCGTATGAACAAATACCCCGTTGTATTTATACCGCACCGGAAATTGCAAGTGTAGGGATATCTGAAGCAACAGCTAAAGAAAGAGGATATGAAGTCAAAGTTGGATATTTTCCGTTCCAAGCAATTGGAAAAGCACTTGTTCATGGAGAGAAAGAGGGGTTTACCAAGATAATTGCCGATAAGAATACAGATGACATTCTTGGGATAACGATTATTGGGCCACATGCTACAGATTTAATTGGCGAAGCTGCATTAGGTCAAATGCTCGAAGCAACTCCTTGGGAAATTGCCCATACCGTTCATGCCCATCCAACCTTATCAGAAGTATTAGGAGAAGCTGCTTTGGCAGTAGATGGTCTATCACTTCATATGTAA